In one Chitinophaga sancti genomic region, the following are encoded:
- a CDS encoding tagaturonate reductase — MQLSKNHVALPELPEKVLQFGTGVLLRGLPDYFIDKANKAGIFNGRIVVVKSTGKGGTDAFAAQDNLYTQCIQGIQAGQRISEYIVNSAISRVLPAATQWAAILACAENPGIEIIISNTTEVGITLTDDDIHAAPPASFPGKLLAFLLRRYQSKGKGMVIIPTELIPDNGTKLKNIVLELAKRHMLEEPFMHWLETENHFCNSLVDRIVPGALPAEERAAIEKELGYEDQLMIMSEVYRLWAIETDSEKVGNVLSFAKADEGVVLAPDINVFRELKLRLLNGTHTLTCGLAHLAGFETVRESMEDPAFEAVISALMQHEITPAITDINIREDVALRFAVSVLDRFRNPYIRHRWLSITMQYTSKMKMRVIPVLRKYYQQVHEVPALLAMGFAAYLLTMKQDIQDDHGAYFKQKWQQLSPELLVQEVLKNQELWGEDLTKYKGFAQAVTVMLNNLINDGAAALIKRVSAETSVI, encoded by the coding sequence ATGCAATTATCTAAAAATCACGTAGCCCTCCCGGAATTACCTGAAAAGGTTTTGCAATTTGGTACGGGCGTGCTGCTCCGTGGTCTCCCTGATTATTTCATAGACAAAGCAAATAAAGCCGGTATTTTCAATGGCCGCATTGTAGTGGTTAAGTCTACCGGCAAAGGTGGCACAGATGCCTTCGCCGCGCAGGATAATCTCTATACACAATGTATACAGGGTATTCAAGCCGGTCAGCGCATATCAGAATATATCGTGAATAGCGCCATTAGCCGGGTACTGCCGGCTGCTACGCAATGGGCAGCGATCCTTGCCTGCGCAGAGAACCCTGGCATAGAAATCATCATATCCAATACAACCGAAGTAGGGATTACTCTTACAGATGATGACATTCACGCGGCCCCGCCTGCTTCTTTCCCGGGGAAACTCTTAGCCTTCTTACTCAGACGTTACCAGTCAAAAGGGAAAGGTATGGTCATCATTCCTACTGAACTGATTCCTGACAATGGTACTAAACTGAAAAACATTGTCCTCGAACTGGCAAAGCGACATATGCTGGAGGAACCTTTCATGCACTGGCTGGAAACAGAAAACCATTTCTGCAATTCCCTAGTAGACCGCATCGTACCCGGTGCATTACCTGCTGAGGAAAGGGCTGCAATAGAAAAGGAACTTGGTTACGAAGATCAGCTCATGATCATGTCAGAAGTGTATCGCCTCTGGGCCATAGAAACTGATAGTGAGAAAGTGGGAAATGTGCTTTCATTTGCTAAAGCAGATGAAGGTGTGGTACTGGCACCTGATATCAATGTATTCCGTGAATTAAAGCTTCGCCTGCTCAATGGCACCCATACCCTTACCTGTGGTCTCGCCCATCTTGCCGGCTTTGAAACTGTGCGCGAATCCATGGAAGATCCTGCATTTGAAGCCGTAATCTCTGCGCTTATGCAGCATGAAATTACACCTGCTATCACTGATATTAATATCCGCGAAGATGTTGCCCTGAGATTTGCCGTAAGCGTATTAGACCGCTTCCGCAATCCGTATATCCGGCATCGATGGCTCAGTATTACTATGCAGTATACCAGCAAAATGAAGATGAGAGTGATTCCTGTTTTAAGGAAATACTATCAGCAGGTGCATGAAGTACCTGCATTATTAGCCATGGGTTTTGCGGCATATTTACTCACCATGAAACAGGATATACAGGATGATCATGGGGCATATTTTAAACAGAAATGGCAGCAACTATCTCCGGAATTACTTGTACAGGAAGTACTGAAAAATCAGGAACTGTGGGGTGAAGACTTAACAAAATACAAGGGCTTTGCACAGGCGGTCACCGTCATGTTGAATAATTTAATCAATGATGGAGCTGCTGCATTGATCAAAAGAGTATCTGCAGAAACAAGTGTGATATAA
- a CDS encoding UxaA family hydrolase produces MKRSILKVHPHDNVVVALTDLKKGETVQDNGQSYTLYDDVPAKHKFTETALKAGEPITMYGVLVGKAKQDLPAGARIGTDNVQHAASGFQLAPQRKTAWHQPDIAHWKDRTFLGYHRADGTVGTGNYWLVIPMVFCENRNVEVLKEALTDALGYGRPKKYADFAKQLATQFQQGASKESIIETIYTENETASQQARVFPNVDGIKFLTHEGGCGGIRQDAQTLCGLLAGYITHANVAGATVLSLGCQNAQITMLQDEIKKRSPNFSKPLYILDQQSIGTEQAMVSAAIKQTFAGLIEANSLTRQPTPLSKLTIGLECGGSDGFSGISANPAIGYTSDLLVALGGSVILAEFPELCGVEQEMSDRCVQETDALRFIQLMRTYEQRAEDAGSGFDMNPSPGNIKDGLITDAIKSAGAAKKGGTSPVVEVLDYPQQVKKPGLNLLCTPGNDVESTTAEVGAGATIVLFTTGLGTPTGNPVSPVIKLSSNTKLFQKMPDIIDINTGTIIDGDETIQQAGERILEHVIQVASGTLPAKSVLNGQDDFIPWKRGVSL; encoded by the coding sequence ATGAAAAGAAGTATCTTAAAAGTCCACCCGCATGACAATGTCGTAGTGGCATTAACCGACCTGAAGAAAGGAGAAACCGTACAGGATAACGGGCAATCGTACACGTTGTATGATGACGTACCGGCTAAACATAAATTTACCGAAACTGCCCTCAAAGCAGGTGAGCCGATCACGATGTATGGTGTGCTTGTAGGCAAGGCTAAACAGGACCTGCCTGCAGGTGCCAGGATTGGTACGGACAATGTACAACATGCTGCCAGCGGTTTTCAGTTGGCACCACAGCGTAAAACAGCCTGGCACCAGCCTGACATTGCACATTGGAAAGATCGTACTTTCCTGGGTTATCATCGTGCAGATGGTACTGTAGGTACGGGTAATTACTGGCTGGTAATTCCCATGGTCTTTTGCGAAAACAGGAATGTGGAAGTATTGAAAGAAGCCCTCACAGATGCCTTAGGCTATGGCCGTCCAAAAAAATACGCTGACTTTGCAAAGCAACTCGCTACCCAATTCCAGCAAGGAGCCAGCAAAGAAAGCATTATAGAAACGATCTACACAGAGAACGAAACAGCCTCTCAGCAGGCAAGGGTTTTCCCGAATGTAGATGGTATCAAATTCCTCACTCACGAAGGTGGTTGCGGCGGCATTCGTCAGGATGCGCAAACCCTTTGTGGCCTGCTGGCGGGCTATATTACACACGCCAATGTAGCAGGTGCAACTGTATTAAGTCTGGGGTGCCAGAATGCGCAGATCACCATGTTGCAGGATGAAATAAAAAAACGTTCTCCCAACTTCAGTAAGCCTTTATACATCCTCGATCAGCAATCGATCGGTACAGAACAGGCCATGGTCTCTGCTGCTATTAAGCAAACTTTCGCGGGTTTGATAGAAGCGAACAGTCTCACCCGTCAACCCACACCTTTAAGTAAACTCACGATTGGTCTTGAATGTGGTGGTTCCGATGGATTTTCCGGTATTTCTGCAAATCCTGCAATTGGCTATACATCTGACTTGCTGGTAGCCTTGGGCGGTAGTGTGATCCTGGCAGAATTTCCTGAGCTCTGTGGGGTAGAGCAGGAGATGAGTGACCGTTGTGTGCAGGAAACCGATGCGCTACGTTTTATACAACTGATGCGTACCTACGAACAAAGAGCAGAAGACGCCGGTTCGGGTTTTGATATGAATCCTTCACCCGGAAATATAAAGGATGGCCTGATTACCGATGCGATCAAGAGTGCAGGTGCTGCTAAAAAAGGTGGTACATCGCCGGTTGTAGAAGTACTGGATTACCCGCAGCAGGTAAAGAAACCTGGCCTTAACCTTTTATGTACACCTGGCAATGATGTGGAATCCACCACGGCAGAAGTAGGTGCAGGAGCTACCATTGTTTTGTTCACCACAGGACTTGGCACGCCTACAGGCAATCCGGTAAGCCCTGTGATCAAGCTGTCGAGTAATACAAAGTTATTCCAGAAAATGCCGGACATCATTGATATTAATACCGGTACGATCATCGATGGAGATGAGACGATCCAGCAGGCCGGGGAGCGGATCCTGGAGCATGTGATCCAGGTAGCCAGCGGTACATTGCCCGCAAAATCAGTCCTGAACGGACAGGACGATTTCATACCCTGGAAGAGAGGAGTCTCACTATAA
- the uxaC gene encoding glucuronate isomerase, whose translation MKQFLDEHFLLNTATSRKLYHDYAKEMPVIDYHCHLPPAQIAADTKFENITQAWLYGDHYKWRAMRTNGVHESYCTGERSDWEKFEKWAATVPYTLRNPLYHWTHLELQRYFGVNEILNASSAASIYATCNELLQTPDYTTRNLLRKMKVALVCTTDDPADTLEYHQQLKNEGFEIPILPAFRPDQAMNVDDPAKYNVYLQKLEQAANTSISTYQDLLAALKNRHDFFARMGCSVSDHGIEEIYADDYTDAEINIIFQKVRAGKQLTLSEIRQIKSALLVQLAIWDWEKGWVQQYHLGALRNNNSRMMRLLGPDTGWDSIGDFSQARALAKFLDRLDSQDQLAKTILYNLNPSDNELLATMIGNFNDGSIAGKVQFGAAWWFLDQKDGMIKQINALSNMGLLSRFVGMLTDSRSFLSYPRHEYFRRIVCELFGQEIENGELPDDVEWVGKVIKDICYYNAEQYFGWAK comes from the coding sequence ATGAAGCAGTTTTTAGATGAACATTTCCTGTTGAATACTGCGACATCCAGGAAATTGTATCACGACTATGCAAAGGAGATGCCCGTGATTGATTATCATTGTCACCTGCCACCGGCTCAGATTGCAGCCGATACTAAATTTGAAAACATTACCCAGGCATGGCTCTATGGAGATCATTATAAATGGAGAGCGATGCGTACAAACGGCGTGCATGAAAGTTATTGTACAGGCGAGCGGTCGGATTGGGAGAAGTTTGAGAAATGGGCAGCTACAGTACCCTATACATTGCGTAATCCGCTCTATCATTGGACACACCTGGAATTACAACGTTATTTTGGGGTGAATGAAATACTGAATGCTTCCTCAGCAGCATCTATTTACGCTACCTGCAATGAGTTGTTGCAAACACCTGATTACACGACCCGCAACCTGCTGCGCAAAATGAAGGTAGCGCTGGTATGTACTACGGATGATCCTGCAGATACCCTTGAATATCACCAGCAATTAAAAAATGAAGGATTCGAAATTCCTATTCTGCCCGCCTTTCGTCCGGATCAGGCAATGAATGTAGACGATCCTGCGAAATACAATGTCTACCTCCAGAAACTGGAACAGGCTGCGAATACCAGCATTTCTACTTACCAGGATCTGCTGGCTGCATTGAAAAACAGGCATGATTTCTTTGCCCGTATGGGTTGTTCAGTATCAGATCATGGTATAGAGGAAATCTATGCAGATGATTATACAGATGCGGAGATCAATATTATATTCCAGAAAGTAAGGGCTGGCAAGCAACTGACCTTGTCCGAAATCCGTCAGATCAAGTCTGCTTTGTTGGTACAACTGGCTATCTGGGATTGGGAGAAAGGCTGGGTACAGCAGTATCACCTGGGTGCGTTGCGGAATAACAATTCACGTATGATGCGCCTGTTAGGCCCGGATACGGGTTGGGATTCAATCGGTGATTTTTCACAGGCAAGGGCATTGGCGAAGTTCCTGGACAGACTGGATAGCCAGGATCAGTTGGCAAAGACAATTCTCTATAATCTGAATCCATCAGACAATGAGTTGTTGGCGACTATGATCGGGAATTTCAATGATGGGTCGATCGCAGGGAAGGTGCAGTTTGGTGCTGCGTGGTGGTTTTTGGATCAGAAAGATGGGATGATTAAGCAGATCAATGCGCTTTCCAATATGGGATTACTGAGCCGGTTTGTGGGCATGCTGACAGATTCAAGGAGTTTTCTGTCTTATCCAAGGCATGAGTATTTTCGGAGGATAGTTTGTGAGTTGTTTGGGCAGGAGATAGAAAATGGAGAGCTGCCGGATGATGTGGAGTGGGTAGGGAAGGTGATAAAGGATATATGTTATTACAATGCGGAGCAG